Proteins encoded in a region of the Ptychodera flava strain L36383 chromosome 4, AS_Pfla_20210202, whole genome shotgun sequence genome:
- the LOC139131340 gene encoding putative defense protein 3 isoform X2, which yields MHPRRYISALLGILIFSLLQVSVTGYGSGAPDSACTTMTPGHVNGQTGVALSPQDGSSNIYTLSASSDSYTPGGTVSVTISGSPFSGLLLQARRPGQTTPIGSFSSVPGNTKLKTCSSTDDSVTHSNTNTKPAGTAFIWNAPSNGVGDIEFVATVAKNHDLYWVNIKSSVLTEATELTTPAPSSDVPPRPVDSNTTPGAVGDGKRLKQTLTGVMAAVMTVALLTV from the exons ATGCATCCACGCCGGTATATTTCGGCCCTTTTGGGAATTCTAATTTTTAGTTTACTGCAGGTCTCGGTCACTGGTTACGGCTCCGGCGCCCCGGATTCTGCTTGTACGACAATGACACCAGGCCACGTTAACGGACAGACGGGCGTAGCCTTATCACCACAAGACGGAAGCTCAAACATTTACACTCTGTCCGCATCGTCAGATTCCTATACTCCCGGGGGAACTGTATCAG TGACAATATCTGGAAGTCCCTTCTCCGGACTTTTACTTCAAGCGCGCCGACCAGGTCAAACAACACCTATCGGATCTTTCTCCAGTGTCCCTGGAAATACAAAGCTGAAGACGTGTAGCTCTACTGACGACAGTGTAACACACTCGAATACTAACACTAAGCCTGCAGGAACCGCGTTTATTTGGAACGCCCCGAGTAACGGCGTAGGCGACATCGAATTCGT AGCCACGGTAGCAAAGAACCATGACTTGTATTGGGTGAACATAAAATCCAGTGTTTTGACAGAGGCTACAGAGTTGACCACTCCTGCGCCCTCTAGCGACGTGCCACCCCGACCTGTCGACAGTAACACGACGCCAG GCGCAGTGGGTGACGGGAAACGACTAAAGCAGACACTGACAGGTGTCATGGCCGCCGTAATGACAGTAGCTCTTCTCACGGTATAA
- the LOC139131341 gene encoding putative defense protein 3 — MIPCQHFFAYLLILTWHIYQVAGYGSGAPNTACTSMRPGHTGVSPQSSSTNPFTVTASSTTYSPGQTITVTITGSSFRGMLLQARQPGQTTPIGVFSNRPSNTKLKTCSSNSDSVTHSNTNQKSSGSTFTWTAPQTGVGNIEFVATLARSFSEYWMDVKSAELTEPSESTTSSSQPESGTDRGTNVAMTSKDNMATDVQRPTTVQQNQAQPTRKTISSGTRLGQSLSCVLIISFVTLLLK, encoded by the exons ATGATTCCGTGCCAACACTTTTTTGCTTATCTATTAATTTTGACTTGGCATATATACCAAGTCGCCGGGTACGGCTCAGGCGCCCCAAATACAGCTTGCACGTCGATGAGGCCCGGTCACACAGGAGTGTCGCCACAAAGCAGCAGTACAAACCCTTTCACGGTGACAGCGTCGTCAACAACGTATAGTCCAGGGCAAACCATCACAG TAACAATAACAGGGAGCTCTTTCAGAGGAATGTTACTGCAAGCTCGCCAACCAGGTCAGACAACGCCTATCGGAGTCTTTTCTAACCGCCCATCCAATACCAAGCTGAAGACATGTAGCTCCAACAGCGACAGCGTCACACACTCCAACACCAATCAAAAAAGTTCCGGATCTACATTCACCTGGACTGCCCCGCAGACTGGTGTCGGCAATATTGAATTTGT TGCAACTCTTGCGAGGAGTTTCAGTGAATACTGGATGGATGTGAAGTCGGCTGAGCTGACCGAGCCATCAGAGAGCACAACTTCGAGCAGCCAGCCAGAGTCGGGAACCGATCGTGGCACTAACGTGGCAATGACCTCCAAGGACAACATGGCTACCGACGTTCAGAGGCCCACAACCGTTCAACAGAACCAAGCCCAACCGACGAGAA aaacCATAAGCAGTGGAACGCGTCTCGGCCAGTCATTGAGCTGCGTGTTGATTATCTCCTTTGTAACCTTACTCCTAAAATAA
- the LOC139131340 gene encoding putative defense protein 3 isoform X1 — protein sequence MAPSKVSVTGYGSGAPDSACTTMTPGHVNGQTGVALSPQDGSSNIYTLSASSDSYTPGGTVSVTISGSPFSGLLLQARRPGQTTPIGSFSSVPGNTKLKTCSSTDDSVTHSNTNTKPAGTAFIWNAPSNGVGDIEFVATVAKNHDLYWVNIKSSVLTEATELTTPAPSSDVPPRPVDSNTTPGAVGDGKRLKQTLTGVMAAVMTVALLTV from the exons ATGGCGCCATCGAAG GTCTCGGTCACTGGTTACGGCTCCGGCGCCCCGGATTCTGCTTGTACGACAATGACACCAGGCCACGTTAACGGACAGACGGGCGTAGCCTTATCACCACAAGACGGAAGCTCAAACATTTACACTCTGTCCGCATCGTCAGATTCCTATACTCCCGGGGGAACTGTATCAG TGACAATATCTGGAAGTCCCTTCTCCGGACTTTTACTTCAAGCGCGCCGACCAGGTCAAACAACACCTATCGGATCTTTCTCCAGTGTCCCTGGAAATACAAAGCTGAAGACGTGTAGCTCTACTGACGACAGTGTAACACACTCGAATACTAACACTAAGCCTGCAGGAACCGCGTTTATTTGGAACGCCCCGAGTAACGGCGTAGGCGACATCGAATTCGT AGCCACGGTAGCAAAGAACCATGACTTGTATTGGGTGAACATAAAATCCAGTGTTTTGACAGAGGCTACAGAGTTGACCACTCCTGCGCCCTCTAGCGACGTGCCACCCCGACCTGTCGACAGTAACACGACGCCAG GCGCAGTGGGTGACGGGAAACGACTAAAGCAGACACTGACAGGTGTCATGGCCGCCGTAATGACAGTAGCTCTTCTCACGGTATAA